The following proteins are co-located in the Chaetodon trifascialis isolate fChaTrf1 chromosome 14, fChaTrf1.hap1, whole genome shotgun sequence genome:
- the cox16 gene encoding cytochrome c oxidase assembly protein COX16 homolog, mitochondrial, with product MLKLKALQKNKTLRYGIPMLLLIVGGSFGLREFTAIRYEAQKHRRKLDPSLEAKVNVERQSIILEEEYEKMKQLNLAEWKNIRGPRPWEDSREYQEQQRNRQKEKH from the exons ATGTTAAAATTAAAGGCgttgcagaaaaacaaaacattgagATATGGGATCCCGATGCTT ttgcTCATAGTTGGAGGATCCTTTGGCCTGCGAGAGTTTACAGCAATTCGGTATGAAGCCCAGAAGCACAGAAGGAAG CTGGATCCTTCACTGGAGGCCAAAGTGAACGTCGAAAGGCAGTCAATCATACTGGAGGAGGAGTACGAG AAGATGAAGCAGTTGAATTTGGCGGAATGGAAGAACATCCGTGGTCCTCGTCCCTGGGAGGACTCCAGGGAGTACCAGGAGCAGCAGCGCAACAGGCAGAAGGAGAAACACTGA